The sequence AGCTACCACCGTATCCGCAGCCTGGGTAGATGAAGCTATATCCGATCCTTGAGTCGCTGCCGATGCCCTTTCTTACTAAATTTACATCAGCGCCCACGCGTTCGCAGATATTTGCTATCTCGTTTATAAAGCTTATTTTGGTTGCCAGCATCGAATTTGCGGCGTATTTTGTCATCTCGGCTGATTTTACGTCCATGCAAATTAGCCTGTCGTGATTTTTCATAAATGGCTCATAAAGCTCTCTCATCACGCTAAAGCCCCACTCGCTGCTAGCCCCGATAACTACGCGGTCTGGCTTTAAAAAGTCTTCAACTGCCGCACCCTCTTTTAAGAACTCTGGGTTTGAGACGACTTCAAATTTAACCTTTGCATTTCTCTTTTTAAGCTCAGCCTCGATCACCTCATGCACCTTAGCTCCAGTGCCTACTGGAACGGTTGATTTATCTACGACTATTAGTGGTTTGCTTAAATTTTCTCCGATCGATTTTGCCACCGAGAGAACGTATTTTAAATCCGCCTGTCCATCAGCGCCCATAGGCGTGCCAACCGCGATAAATAGCACATCTGCATGCTCTAGCGCCTCAGTTATCTGCGTGCTAAATTTAAGCGAGCCATTTTTGTAGCACTCGCTCACGATATCAGCAAGCCCTGGCTCATATATAGGCACGACGCCGTTTTTTAGCGCCTCGATCTTTTTACTGTCAACATCGACGCAGATCACGCTGTTGCCCATCTTAGCAAAGCATGCACCACTTACTAGTCCAACATATCCAGTTCCGATTACTGCTATTTTCATGCTTATCCTTAAATTCTTTTTTCCCACTCAAGGGCAGTTTTTATGATGAGCGCTAGATCGTCTCTTTTTGGCTTCCAGCTTGTTAGAGAGCGTAGTTTGCTTGCGTTTGAGATGAGGATAGCTGGGTCGCCGTCCCTTCTTGGCGCATTTAACACCTTAAAATTTACCCCGCTTACTTTTTTTGCGGTCTCGATGACCTCTTTTACGCTAAATCCCCTGCCATATCCCACGTTAAAAGTTTCGCTGCCATTTTGACTGATGTAGTCAAGTGCGCTTATGTGGGCGTCCGCTAGGTCGCTAACGTGGATGTAGTCTCTAACGCATGTGCCATCTTTTGTCGCGTAGTCATCGCCAAAGATACCCATGCTTTCGCGCTTGCCAAGGGCAGTTTGCACGGCCACCTTGATAAGGTGCGTGGCGTTTGGATAGTTTTGACCGATAAGCCCCTCTTCGTCTGCGCCTGCCACGTTAAAGTAGCGCAAAATCGCAAATTTAAAATTTTCATTTGAAGAGGCATAATCTTTGATGATCTGCTCACTCATAAGCTTACTTCTGCCGTATGGATTTATCGGATTTGTAGGCGTTGTTTCGCTAACTTCTGCCACGTCTGGCTCGCCGTAAACTGCGGCAGTTGAACTAAATATAAATTTATTTACATTGTAAGTTTTTGCGTATCTTAGCACCCTTGCGACGTTTGCGGTGTTGTTTAGATAGTATTTTAGTGGCTCACTCATACTCTCAAAAACCTCTATAAACGCTGCAAAATGGATGATCGCATCAAATTTGCCATTAGCAAAAATTTCACTTAGATCATCTTCTAAATTTGCATTTATAAATTTAAAATTTCCGATTCTTTGGAGTGCCTCAAGTGCTTTTTGTGAGCCTTTGCAGAGATTATCGATGATGGTTATCTCATCATTGCCTTGCTTTAAAAGTGCTTTTACTACGTGGCTGCCGATGTATCCAGCACCACCTGTTACTAAAATTTTCAAGTTTAAGCCTTTCGTAAAAAGTGGTTAATTTTATCAAAAATAGGGTAAAGCAAAAGTAAAGCAAGGCTTTTGAATAAATTTTAATCCTCTCTAACCCTTAAAAATATTGGAAATCTTGGCTTGCCGTTGGCTGTTAAATTTTGAAATTTATATGTGATGATAGAACCTATCTTTGGGGGATTTTGGCGCTTTTCATCGCTTAGTCCCGATCCTATTTTAAAGATAGCGCCAGATTTTGGTTCACCAGCTTTTTCTTCACCCTGCTTGCCACCAAGCGCTTTGCAGGTAAGCGAGCCAGCAAATTTTGCGTATTTGCCGCTACCTTTATTTATAGCGGTCACTTCACACTCGGAATCTTTAAATTTCTTAAATTTAAGTGCATTTTTGCTTCTTTTTCGCTCGTACGGTGCATTTGGCTCACGCACCACTGCTCCCTCGCCGCCTTTTGCGATGATACTTTCAGTAAATTTCAAAAATTGAGCGTTATCTCGCATTTTTATCTGTTTTATTATGATTAAATTGTGATTTGGCTCATTTTTTAGAAATTTAGCCAAAACTTCAAGCCTATCAAGCAAGCTACCACTTGCCTCAGGCACGTCGAAAATGTGAAATTTAAGCCTGCCCCACGCTTTTTCATCGGGCAACTTATCCATCACTGTTGCTTGAATTTCTTCAAATTTAAGCTCCTTTGCGTAAAGCTCGCCATCGAGCGCAAATTTAGGAAAATTTTTAGTAAAACTTAGCGGTGCATTTAGCTTTTTGCCCTGTCTTGAGAGTAAATTCTCTCCGTCCCAGTAGGCACGCACGCCATCAAGCTTCTCGCTAGCTAGCCAGCCTGAGACGTTTTGATCTTTATACTCGCTAAGGCGCAGCAAATCAAGAGAAAATGCAAAATTTAAAAGGAGTAAAACCGCAAAAATTATTCTAATCAAGCTTTTGCCTTGCAAAAACAATAATTCATATGATCATCTACAACGCCCACACTTTGCAAAAAGGCATAGGTGCTAACAGAGCCTAAAAATTTAAACCCTCGCTTTTTTAGCTCCTTTGCCACAAAGTCTGACATAGGCGTAGTGGCTGGCACTTGCTTGATATCTTGATAGTGATTTATGATCTGCTTGCCGTCAAATTTTGGGTCAAATTTTCTTAGCAAATATCCCCACAAATAGTCATAAAAGCTGCCAAATTCTTTGGTTACTGATAAAAATGCAAGGGCGTTTGCAGAAAGTGATTTTAGTTTTAATCTATTACGGATCAGCCTCTTATTTTGCATAAATTTAGCTATCTCAGCCTCACCGTAAAGCTTGATCTTCTCTGGATCAAAGCCATCAAATGCCTCTCTCATAGCCTCTCTTTTTTGAAGTACTCCATGCCACGAAAGTCCCGCCTGAAAGCCCTCCAGAACTATCATTTCGAAAAATTTTCTATCATCTTTTACGACTTTGCCCCACTCGTTATCGTGGTAAGCTATATCAAGCTCGCCTTTTGCCCATTCGCATCGCCTCATCTGCGTCCCTTAAATCTCAACTCCGTAAAACTCGCAGTACCACTCGACAAATTTAGCCACACCGTCGTTTACTTTTGTATTTGGCTTGTAGTCAAAGTCAGCCACCAAATCGCTCACATCAGCAAATGTCGCTGGCACGTCGCCTGCTTGAAGTGGGAGGAAATTTTTCTTGATCTCACGGCCGATCTTTATCTCAACAGCCTTGATGTAGTCCATGAGCTCAACTGGGCTGTTGTTGCCGATATTATAGACCTTAAACGGCGCTTTTGAAGTGGCAGGATCTGGGTGCTTTGCGTCCCAAGCCGGATTTGGCTTAGCAGGGTTGTCTATGCACTTGATGATGCCCTTTACGATGTCGTCCACGTAGGTAAAGTCACGCTTCATTTTGCCATAGTTAAAAATATCGATAGTTTTATCTTTAAGTGCGGCGTCGACAAACAAAAATAGCGCCATATCAGGGCGTCCCCATGGTCCGTAAACTGTAAAAAAGCGAAGTCCAGTCGTTGGCACGTTAAATAAATGACTATAAGTGTGCGCCATCATCTCGTTGCTCTTTTTGGTTGCTGCG comes from Campylobacter concisus and encodes:
- a CDS encoding UDP-glucose dehydrogenase family protein, with translation MKIAVIGTGYVGLVSGACFAKMGNSVICVDVDSKKIEALKNGVVPIYEPGLADIVSECYKNGSLKFSTQITEALEHADVLFIAVGTPMGADGQADLKYVLSVAKSIGENLSKPLIVVDKSTVPVGTGAKVHEVIEAELKKRNAKVKFEVVSNPEFLKEGAAVEDFLKPDRVVIGASSEWGFSVMRELYEPFMKNHDRLICMDVKSAEMTKYAANSMLATKISFINEIANICERVGADVNLVRKGIGSDSRIGYSFIYPGCGYGGSCFPKDVEALIYTARQNGFEPELLNAVESRNKAQKRVLFEKIYNFFGGDLKGKTIAFWGLAFKPNTDDMREASSITLIKLLDEAGAKVVAYDPKSSEEAKKYMPNLDVKYAKNKYDALNGADAMVLVTEWSEFRSPDFMEIKERLKNAVIFDGRNQYNAKILAEHGFKYFQIGVKA
- the galE gene encoding UDP-glucose 4-epimerase GalE — encoded protein: MKILVTGGAGYIGSHVVKALLKQGNDEITIIDNLCKGSQKALEALQRIGNFKFINANLEDDLSEIFANGKFDAIIHFAAFIEVFESMSEPLKYYLNNTANVARVLRYAKTYNVNKFIFSSTAAVYGEPDVAEVSETTPTNPINPYGRSKLMSEQIIKDYASSNENFKFAILRYFNVAGADEEGLIGQNYPNATHLIKVAVQTALGKRESMGIFGDDYATKDGTCVRDYIHVSDLADAHISALDYISQNGSETFNVGYGRGFSVKEVIETAKKVSGVNFKVLNAPRRDGDPAILISNASKLRSLTSWKPKRDDLALIIKTALEWEKRI
- a CDS encoding DNA ligase, translating into MRIIFAVLLLLNFAFSLDLLRLSEYKDQNVSGWLASEKLDGVRAYWDGENLLSRQGKKLNAPLSFTKNFPKFALDGELYAKELKFEEIQATVMDKLPDEKAWGRLKFHIFDVPEASGSLLDRLEVLAKFLKNEPNHNLIIIKQIKMRDNAQFLKFTESIIAKGGEGAVVREPNAPYERKRSKNALKFKKFKDSECEVTAINKGSGKYAKFAGSLTCKALGGKQGEEKAGEPKSGAIFKIGSGLSDEKRQNPPKIGSIITYKFQNLTANGKPRFPIFLRVRED
- a CDS encoding DNA-3-methyladenine glycosylase I — protein: MRRCEWAKGELDIAYHDNEWGKVVKDDRKFFEMIVLEGFQAGLSWHGVLQKREAMREAFDGFDPEKIKLYGEAEIAKFMQNKRLIRNRLKLKSLSANALAFLSVTKEFGSFYDYLWGYLLRKFDPKFDGKQIINHYQDIKQVPATTPMSDFVAKELKKRGFKFLGSVSTYAFLQSVGVVDDHMNYCFCKAKA
- a CDS encoding NAD-dependent epimerase, producing MKILVTGTAGFIGFHLANALIARGDEVVGYDVINDYYDVNLKLARLKTAGFETSEIDYGKLITSKTHPNLKFIKADLADEKTMKELFAKEKFDVVVNLAAQAGVRYSLINPKAYIDSNITGFMNILECCRHNEIKNLVYASSSSVYGLNENMPFSTHEGVNHPISLYAATKKSNEMMAHTYSHLFNVPTTGLRFFTVYGPWGRPDMALFLFVDAALKDKTIDIFNYGKMKRDFTYVDDIVKGIIKCIDNPAKPNPAWDAKHPDPATSKAPFKVYNIGNNSPVELMDYIKAVEIKIGREIKKNFLPLQAGDVPATFADVSDLVADFDYKPNTKVNDGVAKFVEWYCEFYGVEI